From Pandoraea norimbergensis, the proteins below share one genomic window:
- a CDS encoding TetR/AcrR family transcriptional regulator yields the protein MAKTIARDPTQAISAEGSPATGRSTVKGGRHVTPAPLAQQYLLNAAVELFHTEGVRAVGVDAVVKRAGVNKMCLYRQFASKDELILAYLDEMQTCSLQRIDESIARRPGEPGKQLLQIFVDLAERASHPGYRGCPFVNVAAEFPDPEHPARKSVVNYKAEVVRRFTELATAAGLQEPAPLVDALSLVLEGAYAASQTFGPGSAPLRVLPTVAGQIIDAALLEVPAPA from the coding sequence ATGGCCAAAACGATAGCCCGGGACCCCACGCAAGCCATTAGCGCGGAAGGCTCCCCCGCAACGGGCCGCAGCACGGTCAAAGGCGGCCGGCATGTGACGCCGGCACCGTTGGCGCAGCAGTATCTGCTCAATGCCGCCGTGGAGTTGTTCCATACGGAGGGCGTGCGGGCCGTGGGGGTGGACGCCGTCGTCAAGCGCGCGGGCGTCAACAAGATGTGCCTGTATCGCCAGTTCGCGTCGAAGGACGAGTTGATTCTGGCGTATCTGGATGAAATGCAGACGTGCAGTCTTCAGCGCATCGACGAGAGCATTGCCCGTCGACCGGGCGAGCCGGGCAAGCAGTTGCTCCAGATCTTCGTGGATTTGGCGGAGCGTGCGAGCCATCCCGGCTATCGCGGGTGCCCGTTCGTGAACGTGGCCGCCGAGTTTCCGGACCCGGAACACCCGGCCCGCAAGTCGGTGGTGAACTACAAGGCGGAAGTGGTGCGCCGCTTCACCGAGCTGGCGACGGCGGCCGGTTTGCAGGAACCGGCCCCGTTGGTCGATGCGCTGTCGCTGGTGCTCGAAGGCGCCTACGCCGCGAGCCAGACATTCGGCCCGGGGTCGGCCCCGTTGCGGGTGTTGCCGACGGTGGCAGGGCAGATCATCGACGCGGCGCTATTGGAAGTGCCTGCACCCGCCTGA
- a CDS encoding mechanosensitive ion channel family protein encodes MTWDSMLKWLENAQWAHMVGGLAILVAAALLVQAVATFVIVRVARMVVQRTANRWDDALLSHRVFQRAAHILPYLVIQFGIEWVPDVPPKLAIVIANVALATTLLYATLAIAGMLNASQAVYATSEHARTRSIKGYVQLGKIALYVVAAIAIVATIIDRSPWLLLSGLGAMSAVLLLVFKDTIMSFVASVQLTSNDMLRVGDWIEMPQVGADGDVVDIALHTVKVQNWDKTITTIPTWRMISESFRNWRGMQQAGGRRIKRTLCIDAGSVGFLDESEIERLSKVHLLGPYLSEKQRTIAEANAALGNAAGVLANTRRLTNIGTFRAYALAYLKSHPNIHENMTCMVRSLEPSATGIPVELYCFTNTIVWAEYERVQGDVFDHLLAILPEFGLRMYQNPAGADLLRWQQRAA; translated from the coding sequence ATGACGTGGGATTCGATGTTGAAGTGGCTGGAAAACGCACAGTGGGCGCATATGGTCGGCGGGCTGGCGATCTTGGTTGCGGCGGCGTTGCTGGTGCAAGCGGTGGCGACGTTCGTGATCGTGCGCGTGGCGCGCATGGTCGTGCAACGCACGGCCAACCGATGGGACGACGCCTTGCTGAGCCATCGGGTCTTCCAGCGCGCGGCGCACATTCTGCCGTATCTGGTGATTCAGTTCGGCATCGAGTGGGTCCCCGATGTGCCGCCGAAGCTTGCGATCGTGATCGCCAATGTGGCGCTGGCGACGACCTTGCTCTACGCGACGCTCGCCATCGCGGGCATGCTGAACGCGTCGCAGGCTGTCTATGCGACGTCGGAGCATGCGCGCACGCGCTCGATCAAGGGCTATGTGCAGTTGGGCAAGATCGCGCTGTACGTGGTCGCGGCCATTGCCATCGTGGCGACCATCATCGATCGATCGCCGTGGTTGCTGCTCTCGGGGCTGGGGGCGATGTCGGCGGTGTTGCTGCTGGTGTTCAAGGACACGATCATGTCGTTCGTGGCGAGCGTGCAGCTCACCTCCAACGACATGCTGCGCGTGGGCGACTGGATCGAGATGCCGCAGGTCGGCGCCGATGGCGACGTGGTGGATATCGCGTTGCACACGGTGAAAGTGCAGAACTGGGACAAGACGATCACGACGATTCCGACGTGGCGGATGATCTCGGAGAGCTTCCGCAATTGGCGCGGCATGCAGCAGGCGGGCGGGCGGCGCATCAAGCGCACGTTGTGCATCGATGCGGGCAGTGTGGGCTTTCTGGACGAGAGCGAAATCGAGCGCTTGTCGAAGGTTCATTTGCTGGGGCCGTATCTGTCGGAGAAGCAGCGCACGATTGCGGAGGCGAATGCCGCGTTGGGCAATGCGGCGGGGGTGCTGGCGAATACGCGCAGGTTGACGAACATCGGCACGTTCCGTGCGTATGCGCTGGCGTATCTGAAGTCGCATCCGAATATTCACGAGAACATGACGTGCATGGTGCGCTCGCTGGAGCCGTCGGCTACGGGCATTCCCGTCGAACTGTACTGCTTCACGAACACCATCGTGTGGGCGGAGTACGAGCGTGTGCAGGGCGATGTGTTCGACCACCTGCTGGCGATCCTGCCCGAGTTTGGCCTGCGCATGTATCAGAACCCGGCGGGTGCCGATCTGCTGCGCTGGCAGCAGCGGGCGGCTTGA
- a CDS encoding helix-turn-helix domain-containing protein — MASTPATPATVPTAPPPVGDMIQQLRKERGMTLETLSRASGVSKSMLSQIERDKANPTIAVAWRLSNALGVRLDQLLGAPAGDPEPVRVIGKHEIPTLAGAEHAYQLKILGPMELAGKYEWYELTLQPGSALVSDPHDPGTREHFTVFDGQVDIEVETFVRRAKPGETARYPADRAHAIRNAGKSVARGLLVVIHG, encoded by the coding sequence ATGGCAAGCACCCCCGCAACGCCCGCGACCGTGCCGACGGCGCCGCCGCCGGTCGGCGACATGATTCAACAGCTGCGCAAAGAACGCGGCATGACGCTGGAAACGCTCTCGCGCGCCTCGGGCGTCTCGAAGTCGATGCTCTCGCAGATCGAGCGCGACAAGGCCAATCCAACCATCGCCGTGGCCTGGCGGCTGTCCAACGCACTGGGCGTGCGGCTCGATCAGTTGCTCGGCGCGCCTGCTGGCGACCCGGAGCCGGTACGGGTGATCGGCAAGCACGAAATTCCCACGCTGGCCGGCGCAGAGCACGCCTATCAGTTGAAGATCCTTGGCCCGATGGAGCTGGCCGGCAAATACGAGTGGTATGAACTCACGCTCCAGCCGGGTTCCGCGCTCGTCTCCGACCCGCATGACCCGGGCACCCGCGAGCACTTCACGGTGTTCGACGGGCAGGTGGACATCGAAGTCGAAACGTTCGTGCGCCGCGCCAAGCCCGGCGAGACGGCCCGCTACCCCGCCGACCGCGCCCATGCGATCCGCAATGCGGGCAAGTCCGTGGCACGCGGACTGCTCGTGGTGATTCACGGTTAA
- a CDS encoding ABC transporter permease — MIEFLTHNWHRILNLTVQHAWLVAASVGAAIVVGVPLGVLVTRFRWLSGVVLGLATVVLTIPSIALFGLMIPLLSVYGIGIGPAPAVAAVFLYSLLPIMRNTCLALQQIDPSIREAGIGIGMTFWQRLRLVELPLAVPVVLGGVRTAVVMNIGVMAIGAIVGAGGLGVLITQGISQSDTRQLVVGAVLVSLLAIVADTLLHRLQRVLTPKGIRTA; from the coding sequence ATGATTGAATTTTTGACTCACAACTGGCACCGCATCCTGAACCTCACGGTCCAGCATGCGTGGCTGGTGGCCGCATCCGTGGGTGCGGCCATCGTGGTCGGCGTGCCGCTGGGTGTGCTGGTCACGCGTTTTCGCTGGCTGTCGGGCGTCGTGCTCGGGTTGGCGACGGTCGTGCTCACGATCCCGTCGATCGCGCTGTTCGGCCTGATGATTCCGCTGCTGTCGGTCTACGGCATCGGGATCGGACCGGCGCCGGCCGTGGCCGCCGTCTTTCTCTATTCGTTGTTGCCGATCATGCGCAACACGTGTCTGGCGCTGCAACAGATCGATCCGAGCATCCGCGAAGCGGGCATCGGCATCGGCATGACGTTCTGGCAGCGCTTGCGTCTGGTTGAGTTGCCGCTGGCGGTGCCCGTGGTGCTGGGCGGCGTACGCACGGCTGTTGTGATGAATATTGGCGTGATGGCCATTGGTGCCATCGTCGGTGCCGGCGGTCTCGGGGTGTTGATCACCCAGGGGATCAGCCAGAGCGATACCCGGCAACTTGTCGTGGGTGCGGTCCTGGTGAGCTTGCTCGCCATCGTTGCCGACACCCTGTTGCACCGCCTCCAGCGGGTGCTGACACCAAAAGGAATTCGAACCGCATGA
- a CDS encoding osmoprotectant ABC transporter ATP-binding protein OsmV, producing the protein MITLDNLTKSFVQKDGTRVNAVNSVSLEVPPGEICVFLGPSGCGKTTTLKMINRLIKPTSGRILLNGEDTGKINEIELRRHIGYVIQQIGLFPNMTIEENITVVPRLLGWDKKRCRERATELMAMVALDPKHYLSRYPRELSGGQQQRIGVIRALAADPPVLLMDEPFGAVDPINRESIQNEFFQMQRQLGKTVIMVSHDIDEAIKLADRIAIFRQGRLVQYAQPDALLARPVDEFVASFVGHDRILKRLLLVRAEDAATPQPTVKPQTTLAEAYGMMDELDTRSLVVVDENAKALGYIARRDTRHAQGTCGERVRDFKASAVANDNLRVLLSRMYEHNLASLPVLGDDNQYLGEVTQDSIADYLSSGKSRGSSGGGTISAPALPGSPSVVASVPFGAQI; encoded by the coding sequence ATGATTACACTCGACAATCTCACCAAAAGCTTCGTTCAGAAAGACGGCACGCGCGTGAACGCCGTGAACTCGGTCAGTCTCGAAGTGCCGCCGGGCGAAATCTGCGTCTTCCTGGGCCCGTCGGGTTGCGGCAAGACGACCACGCTCAAGATGATCAACCGTCTGATCAAACCGACGTCGGGCCGCATTCTGCTCAATGGCGAAGACACCGGCAAGATCAACGAAATCGAATTGCGCCGCCACATCGGCTACGTGATTCAGCAAATCGGTCTGTTTCCGAACATGACCATCGAAGAGAACATCACGGTGGTGCCGCGTCTGCTGGGTTGGGACAAGAAGCGCTGCCGTGAACGTGCGACCGAACTGATGGCGATGGTGGCCCTCGATCCGAAGCACTACCTGTCGCGTTACCCGCGTGAGTTGTCCGGCGGGCAGCAGCAGCGTATCGGTGTGATTCGCGCGTTGGCGGCCGACCCGCCCGTGCTGCTCATGGACGAGCCGTTTGGCGCGGTCGACCCGATCAATCGCGAGTCGATTCAGAACGAGTTCTTCCAGATGCAGCGTCAGTTGGGCAAGACCGTCATCATGGTGAGTCACGATATCGACGAGGCGATCAAGCTGGCCGACCGCATTGCGATCTTCCGGCAGGGACGTCTGGTGCAGTACGCACAACCGGATGCGCTGCTGGCGCGCCCGGTCGACGAGTTCGTGGCGAGCTTCGTCGGTCACGACCGTATTCTGAAGCGCCTGCTGCTGGTGCGTGCGGAAGATGCCGCGACGCCGCAGCCGACCGTCAAGCCGCAGACCACGCTCGCGGAAGCCTACGGCATGATGGACGAGCTGGACACGCGCTCACTGGTTGTCGTCGACGAGAACGCGAAGGCGCTGGGCTACATCGCACGTCGCGACACCCGCCATGCACAGGGGACGTGCGGCGAGCGGGTGCGCGACTTCAAGGCGTCGGCGGTGGCCAACGACAATCTGCGTGTGCTGCTCTCGCGCATGTACGAACACAATCTGGCATCGCTGCCGGTGCTGGGCGACGACAATCAGTATCTGGGCGAAGTCACGCAGGATTCCATTGCCGACTATCTGAGTTCCGGCAAATCGCGCGGCAGTAGCGGCGGTGGTACGATTTCTGCCCCGGCGTTGCCCGGTTCGCCGAGCGTCGTGGCGAGTGTGCCGTTTGGGGCGCAGATTTAA
- a CDS encoding NAD-dependent epimerase/dehydratase family protein — translation MERILIIGANGQIGSELVEALAAQYGKENVVATDIAPGPSRHPVHYETLDVLDAARLAALVERFGITQIFHLAALLSATGETRPLQAWTLNMNGLLNVLELAREHQSRKGLRVFWPSSIAAFGPHTPAVETPQLAIMDPTTMYGISKQAGERLCEYYHAKFGVDVRSLRYPGVISYKTPPGGGTTDYAIDIFQSARRGETYTCFLKEDATLPMIYMPDAVRATLELMNADPSRLRVRSSYNVAGVSFDPATLAAAIERRVPGFTVKYAPDFRQAIAETWPHTLDDTHARYDWGWQPAFGLDAMVDDMLANVPLDWHAPALGNAA, via the coding sequence ATGGAACGAATCCTCATCATCGGCGCCAACGGGCAGATCGGCAGCGAACTCGTCGAAGCCCTGGCCGCGCAGTACGGCAAAGAGAATGTCGTGGCGACAGATATCGCACCGGGGCCGTCGCGCCATCCGGTGCACTACGAGACCCTCGACGTGCTTGATGCGGCGCGTCTGGCCGCGCTCGTGGAGCGTTTCGGCATCACGCAGATCTTCCATCTGGCGGCGCTGCTGTCGGCCACGGGCGAAACCCGTCCGTTGCAGGCGTGGACGCTCAACATGAACGGGCTGCTCAACGTGCTGGAACTGGCCCGCGAGCATCAGTCGCGCAAGGGTTTGCGCGTGTTCTGGCCGTCGTCGATTGCCGCGTTCGGCCCGCACACGCCGGCCGTTGAAACGCCGCAGCTCGCGATCATGGACCCGACCACCATGTACGGCATCAGCAAGCAGGCGGGCGAGCGGCTGTGCGAGTACTACCACGCGAAGTTCGGCGTGGACGTGCGCAGCCTGCGTTATCCGGGCGTCATCAGCTACAAGACGCCCCCGGGCGGCGGCACGACCGACTACGCGATCGATATCTTCCAGTCGGCACGCCGTGGCGAGACGTACACGTGCTTCCTGAAGGAAGACGCCACGCTGCCCATGATCTACATGCCCGACGCCGTGCGCGCCACGCTTGAGCTGATGAACGCCGACCCGTCGCGTCTGCGTGTGCGCTCGTCCTATAACGTGGCGGGAGTGAGCTTCGATCCGGCGACGCTGGCCGCGGCGATCGAGCGTCGTGTGCCGGGCTTCACGGTGAAGTACGCGCCGGATTTCCGGCAAGCGATTGCCGAGACGTGGCCGCATACGCTCGACGACACGCATGCCCGCTACGACTGGGGCTGGCAGCCGGCATTCGGTCTGGATGCGATGGTCGACGATATGCTCGCGAACGTTCCCCTCGACTGGCATGCGCCGGCCTTGGGAAACGCCGCCTGA
- a CDS encoding alkene reductase, giving the protein MTDSQAPQLSSLDTDLFSPYRLGPLELSNRVVMAPLTRSRAGAGDVPGPLVAEYYAQRASAGLIISEATNISQQGKGYAFTPGIYTDEQVAGWKQVNDALHAKGGKIFCQLWHVGRISHPSLQPDGALPVAPSAIQPAGKAFTEHGFEPHPTPRALETSEIPGIVEQYRHAAECAKRAGFDGVEIHAANGYLLDQFMRDKTNHRTDQYGGSIENRVRLTLEVTQAVVDVWGGDRVGIRLSPISPANDCGDSNPEPVFTYAVEQLNRFGLVYLHVVEGATGGPREVPDGFDLQKLRRLFNGTFMANNGYDLALAIEARKDNLADLIAFGKPFISNPDLVERLKRGGPFNPLDRDTLYGGDARGYVDYPTLDESVA; this is encoded by the coding sequence ATGACGGATTCCCAAGCTCCCCAACTCTCGTCGCTCGACACGGACCTTTTTTCGCCGTACCGGCTGGGCCCGCTCGAACTGAGCAACCGCGTCGTGATGGCGCCGCTGACCCGCAGCCGCGCCGGTGCCGGCGACGTGCCGGGCCCGCTGGTCGCCGAGTATTACGCGCAACGCGCATCGGCCGGCCTGATCATCAGCGAAGCCACCAATATCTCGCAGCAAGGCAAGGGCTACGCGTTCACGCCGGGCATCTACACCGACGAGCAAGTCGCCGGCTGGAAGCAGGTGAACGACGCGTTGCACGCCAAGGGCGGCAAGATTTTCTGCCAGCTCTGGCACGTGGGCCGTATCTCGCACCCGTCGCTGCAACCGGACGGCGCACTGCCGGTCGCGCCTTCGGCCATTCAGCCGGCCGGCAAGGCTTTCACCGAGCACGGGTTCGAGCCGCACCCGACGCCGCGTGCGCTTGAGACGTCCGAGATTCCGGGCATCGTCGAGCAGTACCGTCATGCTGCGGAGTGCGCCAAGCGCGCCGGTTTCGACGGTGTGGAAATTCACGCCGCGAACGGGTATCTGCTCGACCAGTTCATGCGCGACAAGACGAACCATCGCACTGATCAGTACGGCGGCAGCATCGAGAACCGTGTGCGTCTGACGCTGGAAGTCACGCAGGCCGTCGTCGATGTGTGGGGTGGCGATCGCGTCGGTATTCGTCTCTCGCCGATCAGCCCGGCCAACGATTGCGGCGACAGCAATCCGGAACCGGTGTTCACCTACGCCGTGGAACAGTTGAACCGTTTCGGTCTCGTGTATCTGCACGTGGTCGAAGGCGCGACGGGTGGCCCGCGCGAAGTGCCGGACGGCTTCGATTTGCAGAAGCTGCGTCGCTTGTTCAACGGCACGTTCATGGCCAACAACGGCTATGACCTCGCGCTGGCAATCGAGGCACGCAAGGACAACCTCGCGGATCTGATCGCCTTCGGCAAACCGTTCATCTCGAACCCGGATCTGGTGGAACGCCTCAAGCGCGGCGGCCCGTTCAACCCGCTCGACCGCGACACGCTTTACGGCGGCGACGCCCGCGGTTATGTGGACTATCCGACGTTGGATGAGTCGGTGGCGTAA
- the kbl gene encoding glycine C-acetyltransferase, which yields MTAQTPEAREGFYQQLTERLEDTRRQGLFKQERVLMSRQGPEVMCDDGVTRINLCANNYLGLSGSESLVKAGQKALEDFGFGLSSVRFICGTQGPHKELEARIAAYLGTEDAILYAAAFDANGGVFEPLFDEQDAIISDALNHASIIDGVRLCKAQRLRFAHNDMEDLERQLQAAAGARHRIIVTDGVFSMDGTIAQLDRIVALAEQYGALIMIDECHATGFMGATGRGTHEHHGVIGKIDIITGTLGKALGGAMGGFTAGRREVIETLRQRSRPYLFSNSLAPAIVGTSLAVFDELEHSSARREQLHENTAFFRHEVAALGFTIKPGTHPIVPVMLFDATLAQSFAQRLYELGVIATGFFYPVVPQGQARVRVQLSAAHTREQLTRALAAFAQAGNELGILKQG from the coding sequence ATGACCGCACAAACCCCGGAAGCCCGCGAGGGCTTCTACCAGCAACTGACCGAACGACTCGAAGACACGCGCCGCCAAGGCCTTTTCAAGCAGGAACGCGTGCTCATGTCGCGGCAGGGGCCGGAGGTCATGTGCGACGACGGGGTGACCCGCATCAATCTGTGTGCCAACAACTATCTCGGCCTCTCGGGTAGCGAATCGCTGGTCAAGGCCGGCCAGAAGGCGCTCGAAGACTTCGGCTTCGGCCTGTCGTCGGTGCGTTTCATCTGCGGCACGCAAGGCCCGCACAAGGAACTTGAGGCGCGCATCGCCGCCTATCTCGGCACGGAAGACGCCATTCTTTATGCCGCCGCGTTCGACGCCAATGGCGGTGTGTTCGAGCCGCTGTTCGACGAGCAGGACGCCATCATCTCCGACGCGCTGAACCACGCCTCGATCATCGACGGCGTACGGCTTTGCAAGGCGCAACGTCTGCGCTTCGCCCACAACGACATGGAAGACCTGGAGCGCCAGTTGCAAGCGGCCGCCGGGGCGCGTCACCGCATTATCGTCACCGACGGTGTGTTCTCCATGGACGGCACGATTGCGCAACTCGACCGCATCGTCGCGCTGGCCGAACAGTACGGCGCGCTGATCATGATCGACGAGTGTCATGCGACCGGCTTCATGGGCGCGACCGGCCGCGGCACGCATGAACACCACGGTGTGATCGGCAAGATCGACATCATCACGGGCACGCTGGGCAAGGCGCTGGGCGGCGCGATGGGCGGCTTCACGGCCGGGCGCCGCGAAGTCATCGAGACGCTGCGTCAGCGCTCGCGTCCGTATCTCTTCTCGAACAGTCTGGCGCCGGCCATCGTCGGTACGTCGCTGGCCGTGTTCGACGAACTGGAACACTCGTCGGCCCGCCGTGAGCAGTTGCATGAGAACACGGCGTTCTTCCGCCACGAAGTGGCTGCGCTGGGTTTCACGATCAAGCCGGGCACGCACCCGATCGTGCCGGTGATGCTGTTCGACGCCACGCTGGCGCAAAGCTTCGCGCAACGCCTGTACGAACTGGGCGTGATCGCCACGGGCTTCTTCTATCCGGTGGTGCCGCAGGGGCAGGCGCGCGTGCGCGTGCAACTCTCGGCGGCCCACACGCGTGAACAACTCACGCGCGCGCTGGCTGCCTTTGCGCAGGCCGGCAACGAACTCGGCATTCTCAAGCAAGGTTGA
- a CDS encoding MFS transporter: MKAAIARRINGHFHYGWIVVGVIFLVLLASAGIRATPSVMMVPLEHDFGWSRATVSLAISVNLALYGLTGPFAAAAMQRFGIRPTVMVALLLLSSGTALSSLMTAPWQMILIWGVMVGGGTGVAAVTLAATVSNRWFHTHRGLAMGILTASSATGQMVFLPMMAAITERYGWRPVVLIVAVVAALVLPLVAFLVPERPGSVGLRPVGAPEDAPDVQLAQGNPLKHALSVLRMAAGKRDFWLLFFSFFICGASTNGYIGTHFIAMCGDYGISEVKGAGILAAMGMLDLVGTTLSGWLSDRYNSRVLLFWYYGLRGLSLIYLPHAFGLDFFGLPLFALFYGLDWIATVPPTVRLTTDVFGKTMAPIVFGWIVAGHQLGAATAALVAGSLRATLGNYTMASMLSGGVCIIGAFMVLRIARRAPTSASPASA; this comes from the coding sequence ATGAAGGCAGCCATTGCAAGACGCATCAACGGCCATTTCCACTACGGGTGGATTGTCGTGGGCGTGATTTTCCTCGTCCTGCTCGCCTCCGCGGGCATTCGCGCCACGCCCAGCGTGATGATGGTGCCGCTGGAGCACGATTTCGGCTGGAGCCGCGCCACGGTGTCGCTGGCGATTTCCGTGAACCTCGCGCTGTATGGCCTGACCGGGCCATTTGCTGCGGCGGCGATGCAGCGTTTCGGCATCCGCCCGACGGTCATGGTCGCCTTGCTGTTGTTGTCCTCGGGCACGGCCCTCTCCTCGCTGATGACCGCCCCGTGGCAGATGATTCTGATCTGGGGCGTGATGGTCGGTGGCGGCACCGGTGTCGCAGCGGTGACGCTCGCGGCAACCGTCTCGAATCGCTGGTTCCACACGCACCGTGGCCTTGCCATGGGCATTCTCACGGCCAGTTCGGCGACGGGCCAGATGGTCTTCCTGCCGATGATGGCCGCGATCACCGAGCGTTACGGCTGGCGTCCGGTCGTGCTGATCGTGGCTGTGGTCGCCGCGCTCGTGCTGCCGCTGGTCGCGTTTCTGGTGCCTGAGCGTCCGGGCTCGGTCGGGCTGCGCCCGGTGGGCGCGCCGGAAGACGCCCCCGACGTGCAACTCGCCCAAGGCAACCCGCTCAAGCACGCGCTGTCGGTGCTGCGCATGGCGGCCGGCAAGCGCGACTTCTGGCTGCTCTTCTTCAGCTTCTTCATCTGCGGTGCCAGCACCAACGGTTATATCGGCACGCATTTCATCGCGATGTGTGGCGACTATGGCATCTCGGAGGTCAAGGGCGCCGGTATTCTCGCCGCGATGGGCATGCTCGATCTCGTGGGCACGACGCTCTCCGGCTGGCTGTCCGACCGCTACAACAGCCGCGTGCTGCTGTTCTGGTACTACGGGCTGCGCGGTCTGTCGCTGATCTATCTGCCCCATGCGTTTGGTCTCGACTTCTTCGGCCTGCCGCTGTTTGCCCTGTTCTACGGTCTGGACTGGATTGCCACGGTGCCGCCGACGGTGCGTCTGACCACCGACGTGTTCGGCAAGACCATGGCGCCGATCGTCTTCGGCTGGATCGTCGCCGGGCACCAACTCGGTGCAGCGACCGCTGCGCTGGTCGCGGGCTCGCTGCGGGCCACGCTGGGCAACTACACGATGGCGTCGATGCTCTCGGGCGGCGTGTGCATCATTGGCGCCTTCATGGTGCTGCGTATTGCGCGCCGGGCACCGACGAGTGCGAGCCCTGCAAGCGCTTAA
- a CDS encoding methyl-accepting chemotaxis protein → MQRLSLNAKLWSAVGLMWISLLVMAVWGAWAQRNTMLSERRAGLTHVVDSGLSLVKHYAERAERGEMTVPDAQKLAREQIGAIRYDGDNYFGILNSQRVIVLNSVNPKLEGKDMSQFRDPSGKLMFSDIVAAARTDNPFVTYLWPKPGSDKPVEKISRVGAYTPWDWYLTTGVYVDDINAAFVGALLRWGAILAVIGLAVSAVMLLIIRNVRDSLGGEPEYAADIASRIADGDLLTQVKLRQGDRASLLYAMQRMQGNLQQMIGRIRSGTGAITTAAREIAEGNTDLSARTEQQAAALEETASSMEQLTSTVRQNADNARQASQLAESASSIAVRGGQVVDQVVATMEGISSSSNKVVDIISVIDGIAFQTNILALNAAVEAARAGEQGRGFAVVAGEVRTLAQRSAAAAKEIKELIEASNGRVQDGSILVAQAGQTMHDVVQAVRRVTDIMGEISAASSEQSHGIEQVSRAVTQMDEVTQQNAALVEQAAAAAASMEDQAHQLDAAVAAFRMATGQHLEMASGPLRTQTASVAMKRLAA, encoded by the coding sequence ATGCAGCGATTGAGTTTGAATGCGAAGTTGTGGTCGGCCGTCGGGTTGATGTGGATCAGTCTGCTGGTCATGGCAGTGTGGGGCGCGTGGGCCCAGCGCAACACGATGCTCAGCGAGCGGCGCGCGGGGCTCACTCACGTGGTCGATTCCGGCCTCAGTCTCGTGAAGCACTACGCCGAGCGCGCCGAACGCGGCGAAATGACCGTCCCCGACGCACAGAAACTCGCCCGCGAGCAGATCGGTGCGATCCGTTACGACGGCGACAACTATTTCGGTATCTTGAACTCGCAACGGGTGATCGTGCTGAACTCGGTCAATCCGAAGCTCGAGGGCAAGGATATGAGCCAGTTCCGCGACCCGTCGGGCAAGCTCATGTTCTCGGACATCGTCGCCGCCGCGCGCACCGACAATCCCTTCGTGACCTATCTCTGGCCCAAGCCGGGCTCGGACAAACCCGTCGAGAAAATCAGCCGTGTGGGGGCCTATACCCCGTGGGACTGGTATCTGACGACCGGCGTCTATGTCGACGACATCAACGCCGCCTTTGTCGGCGCGCTGCTGCGCTGGGGCGCCATCCTTGCCGTCATCGGTCTGGCGGTTTCCGCCGTCATGCTGCTCATCATCCGCAACGTGCGCGACAGTCTGGGCGGTGAGCCGGAATACGCGGCCGACATTGCCTCGCGCATCGCCGATGGCGATCTGCTCACGCAAGTGAAGTTGCGTCAGGGCGATCGCGCGAGCCTGCTTTACGCGATGCAGCGCATGCAGGGCAATCTGCAACAGATGATCGGACGGATTCGCAGCGGCACCGGTGCCATTACGACGGCGGCACGCGAAATCGCCGAAGGCAATACGGATCTGTCGGCGCGTACCGAACAGCAGGCGGCGGCACTGGAAGAGACGGCATCGTCGATGGAGCAACTGACCTCGACCGTTCGTCAGAACGCCGACAACGCGCGTCAGGCCAGCCAGCTCGCCGAGAGTGCCTCGTCCATCGCGGTACGCGGCGGGCAGGTGGTCGATCAGGTGGTGGCGACGATGGAAGGCATTTCGTCGAGTTCGAATAAGGTCGTCGACATCATCAGCGTGATCGACGGCATTGCGTTCCAGACGAATATTCTGGCGCTGAACGCCGCCGTGGAAGCCGCCCGTGCCGGTGAACAGGGCCGGGGCTTTGCCGTCGTGGCAGGCGAAGTGCGCACGCTCGCCCAGCGCAGCGCCGCCGCCGCGAAGGAAATCAAGGAACTGATCGAAGCGTCGAACGGGCGTGTGCAAGACGGCTCGATCCTCGTCGCGCAAGCCGGACAGACGATGCACGACGTGGTGCAGGCCGTGCGCCGCGTGACCGACATCATGGGTGAGATTTCAGCCGCCTCGAGCGAGCAGAGTCACGGCATCGAACAAGTCAGCCGGGCGGTCACGCAGATGGATGAAGTGACGCAGCAGAACGCCGCGCTGGTGGAGCAAGCCGCCGCCGCAGCGGCTTCGATGGAAGATCAGGCCCATCAACTCGATGCCGCCGTGGCCGCCTTCCGGATGGCCACCGGGCAGCATCTCGAAATGGCGTCCGGTCCGTTGAGGACGCAAACGGCGTCGGTGGCCATGAAACGTTTGGCGGCCTGA